From the Priestia koreensis genome, one window contains:
- a CDS encoding ABC transporter substrate-binding protein — translation MVLALSIVLAGCGKSSTSGKGGGDSSSGDKQTTLVYGRGGDSVSLDPATATDGESFKVTENIFDTLIDFKESSTDLTPGLATEWSTSDDGLVQTLKLREGIKFQDGSDFNAEAVVFNFNRWKAGNKEQFYYYNSQFGDVIESVTAKDATTVEFKLKHPLAPFFKNLGMGAFAISSPEAIKKYGDKYMKNPVGTGPYKFVEWKENDRITIEKNKDYWVKDEPKLEKVIFTVIPENSARLNALKTGEVDLIDGVNYSDVPSVKSDSNLQVITRPSLNVAYLGLTSTRGPLKDKKVRQALNYAVNKKELIEGFYAGEAKPAVNPMPPVVEGYNDELKDYDFDLDKAKKLLAEAGYKDGFSIELWAMPVARPYMPDGQKIAEALQANFEKIGVKAKIVTYEWATYLEKARKGEADTFLLGWTGDNGDADNFLYVLLDQDSIGSNNYTYYKNPKVHDLLIQAQTEVDQAKRNELYKQAQAIIKDDAPWIPLVYSNPALAAKANLEGFHPHPTGSDKFLGVYFK, via the coding sequence ATGGTATTAGCCCTTTCAATTGTACTAGCTGGGTGTGGAAAATCTAGTACAAGTGGTAAAGGTGGCGGCGACAGTAGCAGCGGTGATAAACAAACCACGCTTGTGTATGGACGCGGTGGGGATTCTGTTTCCCTTGACCCAGCTACAGCAACAGACGGTGAGTCATTTAAAGTAACGGAAAATATTTTTGATACATTGATTGATTTTAAAGAAAGCAGCACGGATTTAACACCAGGTTTAGCAACTGAGTGGAGTACTTCTGACGATGGTTTAGTACAAACATTAAAGCTTCGTGAAGGAATCAAATTCCAAGATGGAAGCGACTTTAACGCAGAAGCAGTTGTATTTAACTTTAATCGCTGGAAAGCAGGAAACAAAGAGCAATTCTACTATTATAACTCACAGTTCGGTGATGTTATTGAGAGTGTAACAGCAAAGGATGCAACTACAGTTGAATTTAAATTAAAACATCCGCTTGCGCCATTCTTTAAAAACCTTGGCATGGGTGCATTCGCCATTTCTTCTCCAGAAGCGATTAAAAAATATGGCGACAAATACATGAAAAATCCAGTAGGTACAGGTCCATACAAGTTTGTTGAATGGAAAGAAAACGATCGTATTACAATTGAAAAGAACAAAGACTATTGGGTAAAAGATGAGCCAAAATTAGAGAAAGTTATTTTTACCGTTATTCCTGAAAACTCTGCGCGACTAAATGCGTTAAAAACAGGAGAAGTGGATTTAATTGATGGAGTGAACTACAGTGATGTTCCGTCTGTGAAGAGTGATTCTAACCTTCAAGTTATTACACGTCCTTCACTAAACGTAGCTTACCTTGGTTTAACAAGCACAAGAGGACCTTTGAAAGATAAAAAAGTACGTCAAGCATTGAACTATGCAGTAAACAAAAAAGAGCTTATTGAAGGTTTCTATGCAGGAGAAGCAAAACCAGCAGTAAACCCAATGCCTCCAGTAGTAGAAGGCTATAATGATGAATTAAAAGATTACGATTTTGATTTAGATAAGGCGAAGAAGCTTCTTGCAGAAGCTGGCTACAAAGATGGTTTTAGCATTGAACTTTGGGCAATGCCTGTAGCGCGACCATATATGCCAGATGGACAAAAGATTGCGGAAGCACTTCAAGCAAACTTCGAAAAGATTGGTGTAAAAGCAAAAATCGTTACGTATGAGTGGGCAACATACCTTGAAAAAGCACGTAAAGGGGAAGCAGATACGTTCTTATTAGGATGGACTGGTGATAACGGTGATGCTGATAACTTCTTATATGTACTTCTTGACCAAGATTCAATCGGAAGCAACAACTATACGTACTATAAAAATCCAAAAGTGCATGATTTATTAATTCAAGCACAAACAGAGGTAGATCAAGCAAAACGTAATGAGCTTTACAAGCAGGCTCAAGCAATTATTAAAGATGATGCACCGTGGATTCCACTTGTATACTCAAACCCAGCTCTTGCTGCAAAAGCGAATTTAGAAGGATTCCATCCACATCCAACTGGATCTGATAAGTTCCTAGGCGTTTATTTTAAGTAA